The Thunnus thynnus chromosome 22, fThuThy2.1, whole genome shotgun sequence genome includes a window with the following:
- the LOC137174600 gene encoding zinc finger protein ZFP2-like: MNKNTSDTSERINKMSKAEILRGFVTERLAAASQEILAVVDRIVAGYEEEASGFRQEIDRQRRQLEVLLQPRVKLNKAGLQHSRKPDEEKEGEDEEDESPDLKNQTPTRSFCSRSSSERRKPGRPQITETQNHVDLRIRILEDSQTDVLSNNVLKKCPMLKLQCPRGLQESDFLDLLRSTFPQLAGDNKPLDVFTSDKTRRLQPLKLKILTPEEIQRNISCTGWKSTLYIRLKASKENSSCEESLCSSTMLTCDDSGPQTSSPVQEAEGRSSATQEEMNMETDEADEENHRISEPADDLSAAQSKGNMDDDGEREEEEREEAMDSDGDWKPDGEELRESDSDLQAKKQKNRHSGVNETETETENCDVVFSCKVCSALHKSEVTLVKHAWSHVNDPGSVCGVCGETTETLKDHLQSRHKTEDCHICGESFLDALSLNEHVAAHCGEKPYECDVCHEAFALKVSLENHQRQHEAGKPHKCYTCHKVFDLKEQLKAHRSTHSNKKSHLCGVCGKSLSDYRSLSRHKMTHSGERPHSCQICGRRFKLLGTLRQHEKIHTNRERSYLCDVCCKMFLTSKQLQIHMRTHTNEKPYHCGECGRGFTTKGPLTIHMRIHTGETPYSCPDCGWSFKRKINLDNHVTVHSGLKPFVCGICGKACARKTYLTVHMRTHNGERPYKCSLCDKAFTQSHCLKTHMKSHQGEEAAM; this comes from the exons TCGGGCTTCAGGCAGGAGATCGACCGGCAGAGGAGACAGCTGGAGGTTCTCCTGCAGCCTCGGGTCAAACTCAACAAAGCCG GTCTGCAGCACAGCAGGAAACCTGATGAGGAAAAAGAGGgtgaagatgaggaagatgagTCCCCAGACTTGAAAAATCAAACTCCAACAAG GTCTTTTTGCTCCAGAAGTTCGTCTGAAAGGAGGAAACCCGGCAGACCTCAGatcactgaaacacagaacCACGTAGACCTCAGGATCCGGATCCTGGAGGACTCTCAGACCGATGTGCTGTCAAACAACG tgCTTAAGAAATGTCCGATGCTGAAGCTGCAGTGTCCTCGTGGCCTGCAGGAGTCGGACTTCCTGGACCTGCTGAGGTCCACCTTCCCTCAGCTGGCCGGAGACAACAAACCTTTAGACGTCTTCACGTCCGACAAGACAAGGAGATTACAGCCTCTAAAGCTAAAGATACTGACACCGGAGGAGATCCAGAGAAACATCAGCTGCACAGGATGGAAGTCGACGCTCTACATCAGACTGAAG gccagtaaagaaaacagcagctgtgaagaGTCTCTGTGCAGCTCCACCATGTTGACATGTGATGACAGCGGACCACAAACCAG CAGTCCTGTTCAGGAGGCTGAAGGCCGCAGCTCAGCAACACAAGAAGAAATGAACATGGAAACAGACGAAGCTGACGAAGAAAATCACAGGATATCAGAGCCAGCTGACGATCTCTCGGCAGCTCAGAGTAAAGGGAACATGGACGATGATggtgagagagaagaagaagaaagagaggaggcgATGGACAGCGATGGCGATTGGAAACCAGACGGTGAGGAGCTGAGGGAGAGCGACTCTGACCTGCaggcaaagaaacaaaaaaacagacactcTGGTGTCAACGAGACTGAGACAGAAACTGAGAACTGTGACGTTGTTTTCTCCTGCAAAGTCTGCAGCGCTCTGCACAAATCAGAAGTCACGCTTGTCAAACACGCCTGGAGTCACGTGAACGATCCTGGAAGTGTTTGTGGAGTTTGTGGAGAGACCACAGAGACGCTGAAGGATCATCTTCAGAGTCGCCACAAGACAGAAGACTGTCACATCTGCGGAGAGTCTTTCCTCGATGCTCTCAGCCTCAACGAGCACGTGGCTGCTCACTGCGGGGAGAAACCGTACGAATGTGACGTTTGCCATGAAGCTTTTGCACTGAAGGTATCACTGGAGAATCACCAGAGGCAGCATGAGGCGGGTAAGCCGCACAAATGTTACACGTGTCATAAAGTGTTTGACCTGAAGGAGCAGTTAAAAGCTCACCGCAGCACTCACAGCAACAAGAAGTCACACCTGTGCGGCGTGTGCGGTAAATCCCTCAGCGACTACAGATCTTTATCCCGCCACAAGATGACCCACTCCGGGGAAAGACCTCACAGCTGCCAGATTTGCGGGAGGCGTTTCAAACTTCTCGGCACGCTGAGACAACACGAGAAGATCCACACGAACAGAGAGAGATCGTACCTCTGCGACGTTTGCTGCAAAATGTTCCTGACCAGCAAGCAGCTGCAGATCCACATGAGAACGCACACCAACGAGAAGCCGTACCACTGCGGCGAATGCGGCAGGGGGTTCACCACCAAGGGACCTTTGACAATTCACATGCGGATCCACACTGGGGAGACGCCGTACAGCTGCCCGGACTGCGGCTGGTCCTTTAAACGCAAGATTAATCTGGATAACCACGTGACCGTCCACTCAGGACTCAAACCGTTTGTCTGTGGGATTTGTGGGAAAGCGTGCGCTCGTAAAACGTACTTGACTGTTCACATGAGGACGCACAACGGGGAGAGACCGTACAAGTGTTCACTGTGTGACAAAGCCTTCACTCAGAgccactgtctgaaaacacacatgaagaGCCATCAGGGGGAAGAAGCTGCAATGTAA